The proteins below come from a single Desulfatiglans sp. genomic window:
- a CDS encoding phosphatidylserine decarboxylase, which produces MESILYIDRKTGKVLQEIVPGEGWLKWLYYNPFGRLTLEGLVKRRFLSRWYGRKMDKPASKNKIGGFIKELNIDMSEALRPLHDFTTFNDFFIRRLKPESRPIDRDVNAIVSPADGKTLGFSEMGGLDTFFAKGHQFSIDKLLQDQSLGKRYSGGTLLIIRLAPADYHRFHFPANGRISKSTRINGAYYSVSPYAVKNRMKIYWENTREYSVLNTNNAGNILLCEIGATMVGSIIQSYLPDTEVLKGDEKGWFSFGGSTVIVLFEKERVKVDTDIIENTRKGYETTIRMGEKLATLL; this is translated from the coding sequence ATGGAGAGCATCCTCTATATAGATCGAAAAACAGGAAAAGTCCTTCAGGAAATCGTCCCCGGTGAAGGATGGCTTAAATGGCTTTACTACAACCCTTTTGGAAGGCTTACCTTAGAGGGGCTTGTTAAAAGGAGGTTTTTATCAAGATGGTATGGCAGAAAGATGGATAAACCGGCATCAAAGAATAAAATAGGCGGTTTTATTAAAGAGCTTAATATTGATATGAGTGAAGCTCTTCGCCCTCTCCATGATTTTACGACATTTAATGATTTTTTTATCCGCAGGCTAAAACCTGAATCCAGGCCAATAGACAGAGATGTGAATGCAATCGTTTCGCCTGCTGATGGCAAAACCCTGGGGTTTTCAGAAATGGGTGGCCTTGACACATTTTTCGCCAAGGGACACCAGTTTTCCATTGATAAATTATTACAGGATCAATCACTTGGAAAAAGATACTCAGGCGGAACACTGTTGATAATTAGACTTGCCCCTGCGGATTACCACCGCTTTCATTTTCCGGCAAATGGCAGGATCTCAAAATCAACACGAATTAATGGGGCCTATTATTCAGTCTCTCCATATGCGGTAAAAAACAGGATGAAAATATACTGGGAGAACACAAGAGAATACAGTGTGTTAAACACTAATAATGCAGGAAATATCCTTCTTTGTGAAATAGGGGCAACAATGGTTGGTTCTATTATCCAGAGTTATCTCCCTGATACAGAGGTGCTAAAGGGGGATGAAAAGGGATGGTTTTCATTTGGAGGGTCAACTGTTATTGTCCTTTTTGAAAAAGAGAGGGTTAAGGTTGATACAGATATAATAGAAAATACCAGAAAAGGTTATGAAACCACCATCAGGATGGGTGAAAAACTGGCAACACTCCTTTAA